The Cytobacillus sp. NJ13 sequence ACAAACTGGAGAGCTTAGCTTCTATTTTTGGTTCAAGTTCTGCCTATGTCTTTATGTTAGTCCTATCCATTGCAACACTTCTTTTAGTTTTCTTTGTGCCTAAAAAATCACCAAAAAACACCCATGATAAAGGATTGGCTCAACAAAGCCGGAGTTAATAACGCGAGCATACCCGTGATTTCTTGGGTATGCTTTGCTATTTTCCCATTTGAAAAAAGGGTGCTTAAGCGCAGCCCCTTGATTTTTAGTCTGTATAATTGGACCCTTCTTCCAAAAGTAAATCTGCCAGCCCCTCTTCTGATACTACATTTATTCCATTCCTTTTAAGTAAGGCTGATGTAACCCCCTCTCCAGGAATTTTATTGCCCTTAAACTCACCGTTATAAATCATTGAACTTCCACAGGATGGACTATATTCTTTTAGCACCACTGCAGTAACTTGCAGCTCTTGGGCCTTTCTTAACGTGATATAGGCTCCTTCTATGTACAAATCCGTAACATCTCTGCCTGATTTTTCAATTACTTTAGCTTTGCCATCAAGAACAGCTGCTCCGTCACCGTCTATTATCTCAGCAGGTTCTCTTGGAGTTAAAAAACCTCCAAGCAACTCAGGACAAACAGTAATTGCCTGCTTCTGCTCCAGCATTTGACGAATCTTTTGATTTAAGCAATGAGTGCCGTTATATCTTACTTCCAACCCTGCTAAACAAGAACTGACTAATATCATTAGTGACACCTCAATCTAAAAGTTATTCTTTCACTAAGCGGAAATAAAAAAGAGTCCTTGATTATTTAACCGTTCGGACTTTATTGCATTAATTGTCATATTAACTATGCACACATCGAAAATAGCCAACGCATATTACCCCAAAAACGATGCTTTTCTTCAATATATTTTTACAGTCATAAAGGCAGGGAATTACCGTTTCTTCTTAAACAAATCTATTAAATAGTAAAGCTGTGAAATTATAAATGATAGCAGTAATACAATTATTGTTCCAAATATATAAACGGATTGTTCTGCGGGATTGCCTCCACTCATATATACTGAACCAAACATAAAAAAGAGTAAGACACTTACGATGACAAATAAGAAAAAAATACTAATATACTTTGACATAGAATCCCCAACCCAAATATATCTTTCTATAATTTCATTCGTTTTTTCTTTAGTATTTCCTTCTTTTACTAAATTGCCCTGATATGCCTTTTATTTGTACATAATCATAATATTCATTTCCATTATAAGAATTGAAAAATCCATTAGTATTAGAATTTTTCAATGACAAATTAAGCTAACCCGTTTCTATAGAAGAAAAAGAAAAGTGTAAGATAAAGGAAAACAAAAAAGGAACGGAAAAATCCATTCCTTTTTGAATAGATGCTGCTCTTATTTGATGTTTTTTATTTAGTAAATTTCGGTTTAAAATCACCCATATAAGGTTCATGTTCAACGAACACAGTTATGTCCTTGCCATCTTTGTCTTTACCCGTTCTTTTATAGGTAAATTTATTATTATTAAGTTCTGTAAGTTCAAGAGCTGCACCATACTTATTGGCTCCAATTGAAACATGGGCTCTTATTTTATTTTCGTTTACAATATCGAAGTAGCCATAGTCACCGCGGCTTTCGCCTGTTTCAAGATTGAAAAATTCATATCTATTCGTTTTGTCATCAAATTTTGCCAGACTTATAAACATCGTATTATATTTTGTAACATCATTGCCGTCTTCATCTAATACCTTTGTTCCGTTCCAGAGGGTACTGCCTAAAATTTTTTCTCCATCTATGTCTTTAACGATATCTCCCGTAACAGCGTCCAGCTGCTTGTCCGGATCAGTAAAAGAAAGCTCTTTTTCTTTATATGGAACATGTTCAACAAATACCTCTACGTCGTTGCCATTAGCATCTTTTCCCATTCTTTTATAAGTAAAAATATCTTTATTTAGTTTTGTCATTTCCACAACAGCTTGATAATTCATTGATTCTGAAATTAATATTCTCTTCTTTCCATCATTAGTGATAAAGAACGTTCCCTTATCGCCGCGGCTTTCTCCTGTCTCCGCATCGAAAAATTCATATCTTCCTGATTTCACATCATATTTCGCAAGGCCAATGAAGTTTGAATTCTCTTTTGTTAAGTCGTTTTTATGTTTGTCATACACTCTTGTACCTTGCCAATTTGTACTGCCAAGAATGTTAGCCATTTCCTGTCCTTTAGTTACTTTATTTTCCTTTTCAGACTCTTTAACAGCTTGTTCTTGCTTTTGCTTACTATGATTTTCCTGAGCGTTAGCACCAGCACTGCACCCTGTTGATACTAATGTAAATCCGAGCAGTATTGCTGTTATTGCTTTTGCTTTTTTGTTCATTTTTATCGTCTCCTTATTCTCATTTTTTGAGGAAAATTAGGCTTTTACCAAGCCTATTTTGCTCCTGCTGTTAACAAAATTTGTTCAATCTCTTTAAATCCTTTCTCACGTGCATGCTGCAGAGGAGTTACATTATTTCCATCCGGAATATTCACATCCGCCCCGTGATCGATTAGCAATTGCACAGTTTGCTGTTGTTTTACATTTCCATCATTCAAAATAATTGCTTCTAATAAAGCTGTCCAGCCGAGATCATTTACATGATTTACATCAATATCAGTCTTAGTTAGAAGTTCCTTGATGGCATCTATATGGCCATGTTCGGAAGCAGGAATCAATGCAGTTCCACCATAACGGTTAATGATCGCTGGATCCGCACCTGCTTCGATCGTAAGCTTTAGAATCTCAACAAATCCTTCTGCACCGGCATATAAGAAAGGGTTGTTTTTCATGTCATCCTGAATGTTGACGTCAGCCCCCGCTTTAATCAGGACTTTAGCGGTTTCGACATCATTATTATAAGCTGCAATCATAGCAGCAGTTCGTCCGTCTGAGTCCTTCTTATTTATATCGACACCTTCCTCAATCAATCTCTTTATTGTCTCTGTTTCCTTGCGTTCTGCAGCTTGAAGCAATTGCTCGTTCATATCCATAAATTCCCTTACCTCTTTTTTCTGTGATTTTGTGTCTGCATTATTATCTGAGACACAGCCTTGAAGGAGGATAACACCTCCAATAACTATTGTTAGCCACCTCCGCATTAAATTCACCTGCCTATCGTTCTTTAAATAAAATGACTCAGATCCACTCAATGAACTTAGTTACTACTTCTATTATGTTAGTACCAAAATGTAAACTCCCTCTAAATAATTTCTTAAAGAAAGATAAACTTAATCTTAAAATTTCTTCATATTTATAAAAAAATAACCGCCACCTTTGTGACGGATCTAATTAAACACATAACATTTATTTAAACATTGAATCGATAACCGGCTCCCCAAACGGTTTCCAGGAATTTCGGCTGTGCAGGGTCCCCTTCAATTTTCCCTCGTATTTTCCTGATATGAACGGTGACCGTTGAAACATCTGCAGCTGAGTCCAGCCCCCAAATCTTTTCATAAAGCTGTTCTTTGCTCAATACTTGATTTGGATGCATAACAAGAAATACTAATAAATCAAATTCCTTTGTTGTAAACGAAGTTTCTTCTCCGTCAATATAAACTTTACGTGCTGACTTATCAATTGATATTCCATGAACGAAAATGGTATTTGTTTGAGTTTTCTTTCCAGCTAAACGTTCATATCGCTCTAAATGTGCTTTCACCCTGGCTACCAGCTCACTCGGACTAAAAGGCTTGGTAATATAATCGTCTGCCCCTAAACCGAGACCCCGAATTTTATCGATATCCTCCTTTTTAGCGGACACAAACAAGATAGGAATATTTTTAACTGCGCGTATCTGTTTACATATCTCAAACCCATTTATTCCTGGAAGCATGATGTCCAAAATAATTAAATCATAGTGCTCTTGAAGAGCCTGTCGGAGTCCTTCATCACCAGTGTGTTGAATATCTACACGAAATTCATTTATTTCTAAATAATCTCTTTGCAACTCTGCTATGCTAATGTCATCTTCAATAAGTAATATTTTTTTCACATTTTTTCACCTTTCTTTAGGGAAAAGAATACACTTGTACCTTTACCTACCTCGCTTGCAGCCCAGATATTCCCATCATGCTCCAAAATGATTTTTTTGGCGATCGCAAGTCCTAAGCCGCTTCCGCCTGTCTCGGAACTTCTTGATTGTTCTGCGCGGTAAAAACGTTCAAAAATATTTGGCAAGGCAGAAGGTTCTATCCCTTGTCCATTATCTGCTACTTGAACAATTACATCACCTAATCGTTCATGAAGAGAAATAGTAATGCTCTTCTTGTTTTTATTCATATATTTAACACAATTGCTCATTAAGTTGGCCAATACTCGTTTTAATTTCTCTCTATCCACTTTCACGCAGATTGGTTTATTCAAAAGATGAAGCTCCATATGAATTCCTTGCTGAAGTAAATCCAAATAAAGTTCTTCTGTATAGTCTTTCATATATTTATCCAGCTCGACAGTTTCAAAATGGAATGGTTCTTTTTTCAAATCCAGCTTGGAAAATAAGAACAGCTCATCAATTAATGAATCCATGTCTTTTGCTTTTAAGTACACAGTCGACAAATACTTTTCCATCTTCTGAGGGGTATTTGCTACACCATCTTTAATCCCCTCTACATATCCAATAATCGAAGTGATAGGTGTCTTCAAATCATGAGAAATATTTGTCAGAAGCTCTTTTCGATTTTCTTCATACCGAAGCTGGAGGTTTATCGATTCTTTTAGTTTTATTCTCATTTCCTCAAACGCTCTATTTAATTGTCCGATTTCATCATTTGAAATCGCCTTGATTTCAAAATTTAAATCTCCTGTCTTAATTCTTTCGGCCCCTTCTTTAAGAACTGATATAGGTTTAATAATGCTGCGTGAAACTAAATAATTTAATATACCAATAATCATAATAAACAGAAACAATAAAAGTCCTGATAAAATTGGAAACAATTCTCTAATAAGCTCTGCATAGGAACTTGCCTTACTTAATACGAAAACACTTCCTTCACTTCTATCCGGAAAATAAAAATCAAACTTCACATAAGTAAAAAAATAGTCGTTGAGTTTAATTGTATCTCGAGTATTGATGTTTGTTTCTTCAAACCCCGGAAGGGATTTAACCAATTCCTGCTTATCAAGAGCAGGGGAAGCGTACTTGATTTTGGTGCCCTTTCTAACAACTATCCCGATATCCTCCTGCTCAATCCTCTTGAGCTCCTTTTCATTTAGGAGCTGTTTAGGATTATTTTTAGCAAAAAGCTTTAAATCAAGAAACACACTTTCCTCAACTGTTGTCAAAGGTTTTTGTATATACGTTTTTTTGTATAGATGCTCAATAGATCTTACATCACCTGTTATGGCAAAAATAATTAAAAAACCTGCTGCCAATAATAAAGTGATGGAAAAAAGAATCACTCCAATATAAGACAGCAGAAACCTCATTTTAATGGACATCTGTTTCACTCACTCTGTTATAAAAATTTTCATCAGATCATACCTTATTCTTAGCATTCAAGATAATTTTATAAACCCAATTATCCAGATTAAGAAATTAAAAGAACTATATCACATAAATCTTAAAACTTTCTAAAATATGTATGAAATATTTCTAAACAGCTTAGCGTAAGTGATTAATTTCCATAGACCTATGCCCGAAATGTTTTTCCCAGATGTTCGCCCAGTCCATAATAGTGTCTGAAATTATAAATGAGGGGACTCCACTCATGGGGATTCACATGATGATCATCCATAATGATGGATGTATGGGCATGGATCTTTAATGCTTTTACTTCTGCGATTGCAAAGTGGGGGTCATGTTCCGGAACTCGGATGTGTTCCACCCTGCTCTCAATCTGAAGGGGACATTCCAGGATTCTAAGGGGCTTTACGATTTCTGCTTCCTGCTTTGTAAGCGAGGCTGCAGAGAATTTATCTTTTTCAAAACGG is a genomic window containing:
- a CDS encoding DUF523 domain-containing protein is translated as MILVSSCLAGLEVRYNGTHCLNQKIRQMLEQKQAITVCPELLGGFLTPREPAEIIDGDGAAVLDGKAKVIEKSGRDVTDLYIEGAYITLRKAQELQVTAVVLKEYSPSCGSSMIYNGEFKGNKIPGEGVTSALLKRNGINVVSEEGLADLLLEEGSNYTD
- a CDS encoding DUF4822 domain-containing protein, with the translated sequence MNKKAKAITAILLGFTLVSTGCSAGANAQENHSKQKQEQAVKESEKENKVTKGQEMANILGSTNWQGTRVYDKHKNDLTKENSNFIGLAKYDVKSGRYEFFDAETGESRGDKGTFFITNDGKKRILISESMNYQAVVEMTKLNKDIFTYKRMGKDANGNDVEVFVEHVPYKEKELSFTDPDKQLDAVTGDIVKDIDGEKILGSTLWNGTKVLDEDGNDVTKYNTMFISLAKFDDKTNRYEFFNLETGESRGDYGYFDIVNENKIRAHVSIGANKYGAALELTELNNNKFTYKRTGKDKDGKDITVFVEHEPYMGDFKPKFTK
- a CDS encoding ankyrin repeat domain-containing protein, translating into MRRWLTIVIGGVILLQGCVSDNNADTKSQKKEVREFMDMNEQLLQAAERKETETIKRLIEEGVDINKKDSDGRTAAMIAAYNNDVETAKVLIKAGADVNIQDDMKNNPFLYAGAEGFVEILKLTIEAGADPAIINRYGGTALIPASEHGHIDAIKELLTKTDIDVNHVNDLGWTALLEAIILNDGNVKQQQTVQLLIDHGADVNIPDGNNVTPLQHAREKGFKEIEQILLTAGAK
- a CDS encoding response regulator transcription factor; the protein is MKKILLIEDDISIAELQRDYLEINEFRVDIQHTGDEGLRQALQEHYDLIILDIMLPGINGFEICKQIRAVKNIPILFVSAKKEDIDKIRGLGLGADDYITKPFSPSELVARVKAHLERYERLAGKKTQTNTIFVHGISIDKSARKVYIDGEETSFTTKEFDLLVFLVMHPNQVLSKEQLYEKIWGLDSAADVSTVTVHIRKIRGKIEGDPAQPKFLETVWGAGYRFNV
- a CDS encoding HAMP domain-containing sensor histidine kinase; this translates as MSIKMRFLLSYIGVILFSITLLLAAGFLIIFAITGDVRSIEHLYKKTYIQKPLTTVEESVFLDLKLFAKNNPKQLLNEKELKRIEQEDIGIVVRKGTKIKYASPALDKQELVKSLPGFEETNINTRDTIKLNDYFFTYVKFDFYFPDRSEGSVFVLSKASSYAELIRELFPILSGLLLFLFIMIIGILNYLVSRSIIKPISVLKEGAERIKTGDLNFEIKAISNDEIGQLNRAFEEMRIKLKESINLQLRYEENRKELLTNISHDLKTPITSIIGYVEGIKDGVANTPQKMEKYLSTVYLKAKDMDSLIDELFLFSKLDLKKEPFHFETVELDKYMKDYTEELYLDLLQQGIHMELHLLNKPICVKVDREKLKRVLANLMSNCVKYMNKNKKSITISLHERLGDVIVQVADNGQGIEPSALPNIFERFYRAEQSRSSETGGSGLGLAIAKKIILEHDGNIWAASEVGKGTSVFFSLKKGEKM